Sequence from the Caretta caretta isolate rCarCar2 chromosome 8, rCarCar1.hap1, whole genome shotgun sequence genome:
tattcaatagaaccagacccaggagagatccctgcaggaccccattcaaTATGTCTGTCCAGCTcaattgtgaaccattgataactactctctgagaatggttttccaGACAGTTGTGCATTCACCTTCTAGTAGattcatctaggttgtatttctctgGTTCGTTTATGagatcatgtgagacagtatcaaaagccttaataaAGTTGAGATATATGACACCTTCTGAttctccccatccacaaggcttgttactatGTCAAAGAAGCATATTagcttggtttgacatgatttgttcttgacaaatccatgttgactgttgcttattaccttattatcttctaggtggtTACAAATTGATcatttgattatttgctccattatctttccaggtaccaaagttaagatgactggtctataattccctgggttgtccttattcccctttttatagataggtactatatttgctcttttctaGTCCTCAGGTATATCTCCCGTCCTCcaatgagttctcaaagataattgctaatggttcagagatctcttcagtcaGTTCCTTAAGCATTCTAGGATgtgtttcatcaggccctgccaatcTGAAGACatgtaacttgtctaagtaattcttaacttgttctttttctATTTTACCCTCAGATCCTGCCCCATTTACACTTTTGTTCTCTATGTTAGTCGTCTGATCCTTGCTAACTTttgtggtgaaaactgaaacaaaaaatacaagaacataagaatggccagaatTGGTCAGACCAACGATCCATctagctcaatatcctgtcttctgacactggccaatgctaagtgtttcaaagggaatgaatagaacaggtaatcaacaaatgatccatcccctgtcgcccattcccagcttctggcatacaGAGGCTAGGGATGTTTAACTTCAGCTAttactgcattttctgttattgtctttcccacCTCATTTAGTAATGGGCCTATCCTGTCCCTGGTCTTCCTCTAGCTCCccatatatttgtaaaatgctttcttgttactagctagtttaatcttgctttgtgccttggccttcctaattttgtccctacatgcttgtgtttatatatatatatatattcatcctttgtcatttgacctactttccacttcttgtatgACTCTTTTTTAGTTCCAggtcactgaagatctcctggttaagccaaggGAAAAAATCTTACCATACGTCCTATCTTTCCAATGCATTGGTATAGTTTCCTCTTGTACCCTGCATCTCTTTAAAAAATGCCAACTCTTTGGAACTAATTTTTCCCTTAAACTTGCTTCCCacgggatcttacctaccaattctctgagtttgctaaagtctgccttcttgaaatccattgtctttgttctgttgttttccctcctactattccttagaatcatgaactctatcatttcacccaagctgccttccaccttcaaattctcaactagttcctcccagtttgtcagaatcaaatccagAATAGTCTCTCttctagtcactttctccaccttctgtctCCAATAACTTGTTGggtaatctgtgccctgctgaaTTATTTTCCCAACAAATGTCTGGATATTTGaggtcccccatcaccaccaagtcctgtattttggtttagtttgttagttgtttaaaaaagtctcatccacctcttcttcctggttaggtggtctttAGTAGACTctgccatgacatcacccttgtattttaccccttttatctttacccggagactttcaacaggtctgcTTCCCATGAGTCTCAACCTCAGTGCAagtgtatacatctttgatatacaaggcaacacctcctccctttttccctgcctgtACTTCCTGAATAAGGTGTACCATTCTAttccaatattccagtcatatgAATTATTCCAACAAGTTTCTATAGTGCCAATTATGTAATATTTgtgattattcactagtatttctagttcttcctgtttattccccatacttcttgcattcaTATACAGACATGTAAGATGTTTATTAGATTTCTCCTCTATAAACCCTCTTGTCTCTCTTTTGTCCATGCTGCAATTTCCCATGTTTcccccagattctgacccttcacCCAGGTCTCCATTTTTTGGATTTACCTGTGGGTTTTTGTCTCCTGCCCCcgtcaaacctagtttaaagcctgccTCTCTAGGTTTtccagtctgtatccaaagatACTCTTACCCTTACCTGACAGGTGGACCCCATTGCTGCTCAACAGTCCTTCTTGGAACAAGATCTGATAGTCAAGGAAGCTGGAGCCCTTCTGGTGACGCCATCCATGCAGTCATGTATTTACTTCCAGGATGTGTCTGTCTCTGCCTGGATCCGTACCCTCGACCAGAAGGATCCTTCACCCTCACCCCCAGAGTCCTATAGTCACTTCTGCTATGCTCAGGTCATACCTCCAGTAACATTAGTGCCTACCTGGATGAGCAGCATGgtgtagtagtcagagggctggatgatccttGGCAATCTTTCTGTAGTGACTTGGCTATGGGCCCCTGACAGGCAGCACACCCATCCCAGGATGCAAGGTCAGGCCTTCAGATGGATGCCTCTGTCCCCCTTGGAAGGGAAttgtccaccaccaccacccttcatTTCCTCTTGTGAGTGGTGGCCacaatcctcccagccttggctgtggttctcctcctccacccttgGGGGAGATTCCTCATCCTTTTTTTCCAGGGCAGCATGTTGTCTTTTTTTATCTCTGTGGATGGGTAGGTTGCAAGATCCATACTTAGGTAACCCTCCaccccaaaatatatatatatatatatatatatatatatatatatatatggagccagattttcaaaagaactttgCTCCCATTTGGGCACATATCtgaaggggccagattttcaaacatgtaGAACACCCAGAAACTCCCACTGGCCTTCCTGGTCTGAATAGGCCTAAATTTGTCTAACTTTCAAAAATAAGTTGGTTTGGGTGGCTCCCAGCAGtgactgctgaagtcagtggaatctaTTGGTTGCTCAGCATGtttgaaaatgaggccacttATTTAAGTCCCTATATTTGGATGCTTTAACTTAGATGCTTTGATGCTTCTCCGTTAGCAATGTTTTTGTGTGCCCTGTACACATTGATCAAGACAGCCATTGCACCATTGGCTGTAATTTTGACAGTTCTGATAAactatgtggggggagggatagctcagtggtttgagcattggcctgctaaacccagcattgtgagttcaattcctgaaggggccatttagggatctggggcaaaaattgggtattggtcctgctttgagtagggggttggactagatgacctcctgaggtcccttccaaccctgatattctgtgtgaACTTGGGCCTTGCTGGTACTTGAATATGAGTCTAAAAGGAGCATTGGAAAACAAATGCAACTACTATTTCTTCTCCTGAACCTCTCCCTACAGTTCTAGTTGCACTTGCCTCACTGTTTGCCTGTATATTATTATGTAAAATAAACTGAAGCCCATGTTAAATAATCTCATAGTTCATGGTTGTGACTTGCAAAATTCAACCAGTGGATAGTGGCAGGGTAGGGCTGTTACAGCAGTGGTTGAGAGGATCAAGGAAGGAGAGGTAGCAGTGAGAGGAAATACTCCCCAAAAGAGTGGGGAGGTTAATGCAGCAAGAATGAATTaaagggggggcagagaagacGGTCTTTAAGAAGGAAAGCAACATAACTGTAGAAGTACACTGGTAGAACCAGCTGTAAGCAAAAacacactgggggaggggagtgcatGCTTTTCAGAGTGTGCTGATTTAACACTCATGAGCTGATGCAGTctagctctgcagcagcagcagtaggacCAGAAGTCTAGGCAACTCAGCAGTGAGACTGGACAGGAAGGCAGTTCATTCCCTGTTTTCCCCTCTAGCACCTAGAATGAGGAGCGGGAAAGAGGCCAAAGAACCACTCTGTATTCCTTTCCTATGACAAGCTGCTGCCTTGCTTTTGTTTGGGGCCCCACAGCTTGCCCTGGTGGTGGCCTTGTGGGTAGAAAAATGCAGGCAGGAATTAATGTTGGTAAATATGGGAAGGCTTCTTCCACATCCCCTATATCCATGGCCAGTCTGGgacggggagaggggcaggagggccatttggcctggacctcaagctcaaaggggcctcaaatttagacacttgttaatttgtGGCATTTAATAAGTTTCACAGCTTGTTTTTATGCACATTCCTATCAAACCAAAACGGGGGACACtttctcagcttagagctgcaaatttgaGCAAATAAGAAATGTGATTTGGTGAAAGACATCATTTTTTGTTATCTGATATAGATTTGGTCATATTAAAGATTTTTAGATGTTCATAAATATTAGTAAAAATATatcggttctgatggcacaagattagaccatgAAGAGTGTGTCCTCTCAGAccagctgattatataaacaaaccaccaCTAGTGTCTGGTGCTGGATCAGGTGTGTGTTGAAAGGGGTCTTAAAAGCTGGAAGTGGCTTGGgccctctctggacctctgagagggcctgcctATATCATAGGAGATAGGTGTTAGACATTAGACCAAAGAGCCTCTGCAGTAGCAGGCGACAGCCCCGGGTAGAAGAGCTATCTTTCTCTTTGTCTAGACATAAAACGTATGTAAACACACACATGGACGTCACACTCACTCTTTCTCCTAAtttgagtgtgggcgggaaggcAGGGCTTTTAGGAATTGAAGGGGTCCCTGACTGTCtccctggggaggagagaggtatCTCTGTGAAGGGGGGTGGCTATGGGGGTAGTTGGCTCTGAACTCCCAGGGGCTGAGGAGAGGGTGCGGGGGCGGTCCTGGTGTCTGTTGGGGGGATTGGTGCTGCGGTTGGCTCCTGTGAAGAgctccctggggaaggggctCGCCCCTGTGTGGGATAGGCGCTGTGGCTGGCGGGGCACTCTTGCCCTCCACGGGGTAGCCGGCAGGCCGCGCAGCCCCCTCCCGTGCCGTCTGGCTGCTGCTCTTGGCTGCTTGCCTCGGTGTCGCTGTTCCCTGCCCGGGTGCTGAAATGGAGCCAGCTGGAGCTCAGCGCCCCTCCCCCGCACACTCCACGCAGCAGCCACAGAAGGAGGAAGTGGAGCTGCGAGTCCCCCgagctgctggaggaggagaggccGGATCCGCCGCCGCAGGGCCGGGTAGCAGCCGAGCCGGGGAGCATGGATTTTCTGAGGAAGCGGGCGGCTCGGGAGCCGGCAGCGGTGGAGGCTGCAGGGGCGGCGGCAGCGCCGGGCGCAGCGAGCGGCGCCTGCTAGCCGGGTGCATGAACCCGCTGCTGGGTgtgggaggcggcggcggcggcggctgagGGATGTGAGGCCCGGCAGAGCTGCGAGCGCGTCAGGTGAAAGCTGAGctcggctccccccacccctccctccgcccTCGGCCATGGCGCCGTCTTCTCCCCGCCGCTGCTGCGGGGCGGCGGCGCTCCGGATCCTGGCTCTCCTGCTCCTGCTGTGCCTGGGGCCGGCGGGCGGGCAGCTCCGCTACTCGGTGCAGGAGGAGCTGCAGCGCGGCGCCTTCGTGGGGAACGTGGCGAGCGACCTGGGCGTGGATCCGCAGCGGCTGTCGGCTCGGGGCGCACGGCTGACCTCGGGCAGCGGGCGGCAGTACCTGGAGCTGGATCTGGGCCGCGGGGCGCTGCTGGTGAAGGAGCGCATGGACCGGGAGGCGCTGTGCGAGCTTAGCCCCTCCTGCTTCCTCAGCCTGGAGCTGGTGATCGAGCAGCCCATCGAGGTGCACAACGTGGAGGTGGAGGTGCTGGACATCAACGACAACGCGCCCCGCTTCCCGCGGCAGGGCTACCGGCTGGAGGTCAGCGAGTCTGCTGTGCCCGGCGCCCGCTTCCACATCGAGAGCGCGCAGGACCCCGACGTGGGCACCAACTCGGTGCAGAGCTACCGGCTCAGCCCCAACCAGCACTTCGCCCTGGACCTCAAAGGCTTCCAGCGCGGAAGCAAACTTCTGGAGctggtgctgcagcagcccctggaCCGGGAGCAAAGCGccttgcagcagctggtgctcaCCGCCATGGATGGGGGCAGCCCCGCCAGGTCTGGCACGGCCCAGATCTCCATTCGGGTCATGGACACAAACGACAACTCGCCCGTCTTTGACCGATCCACCTACTCAGTGAACCTGCTGGAGAATGCGGTCCCGGGCACGCTGGTGGTGAAGCTGAACGCCTCGGACCCGGACGAGGGCTCCAACGGGGAGGTGCTGTACTCCTTCAGCGGCTACACCCCCCAGAAGGTGCGGCAGCTCTTCAGCATCGACCCCGTCTCCGGCGAGGTGAGAGTCAACGGCACGCTGGACTACGAGGAGGCCTCCTCCTATGAGATTTATGTGCAGGCCACCGACCGGGGCCCTGTGTCCATGGCCGGGCACTGCAAGGTGCTGGTCAACATCGTGGACGCCAACGATAATGCCCCCGAAGTGGTGCTGACCTCCCTGTACAGCCCGGTGCCGGAGAACGCCCGGCCCCAGACTGTGGTGGCTTTAATGAGTGTAACCGACCAGGACTCCGGGCCGAACAAGCAGGTCAGTCTGAGCATCCCTCCCAACATCCCCTTCAAACTCAACTCCTTCAAAAACTCCTACACGCTGGTCACGCAGGGCAACCTGGACCGCGAAAGGGCTTCCTCCTACAACATCACGGTCACTGCTACGGATGCCGGGacccctcccctctcttcccacaAAGTGATACAAGTGTACATCTCTGATGTCAACGACAACCCTCCGCGGTTCGAAGAGCCCATGTATTCCGTTTACATCCCCGAGAACAACGCGCTCGGGGTTTCGCTGTGCACTGTCAAAGCCATCGATGCCGATGCCAACGAAAATGCCTATGTGTCCTATTCTCTCCTGAAAGGGGAAATTCAAGGGCTACCTGTCATATCCTACGTCTCCATTAAATCCGACAATGGTAACATATATGCGGTCAACTCCTTTGATTACGAGAAGTTAAGGGAGTTTCAGGTTGTTGTTCAGGCCCAGGATGCTGGGACCCCAACACTTAGCAGCACTGTCACTGTCCACGTGTATGTGGTGGATCAGAATGACCATGCCCCTCAGATTCTGTACCCTACCTCAACCAACGCCTCGGCAGCCTTGGAGATGATCCCTCGCTCGGCACACGCAGGTTATTTGGTTACCAaagtaatagccattgatgcagaCTCTGGACAAAATGCATGGTTGTTCTACCATCTGGCTCAAGCCTCAGACCCAGATCTCTTCAGAGTGGAGCTACACAGCGGGGAGATTAGGACTACTCGCAAACTGGGGGATGACAGTGTTACTACTTTCAACCTGTCAGTTGTTGTGAGAGACAATGGAGAGCCATCCCTGTCCTCAGCAGTAGCCATAACCATCGCTGTTGTGGATAGAGTTTCCAAAATCATCCCTGACACAAGGAGGCATATCAAAAGTACTAGAAACTACTCAGAGATAACACTGTATCTCATTATTGCTCTGAGCTCAGTTTCATTCATATTTCTTTTGACAATCATTGTCCTAACAGTCATCAAGTGCTACAgatacagtgtgtatggtgactCCTGTTGTGGAAGTTTTTGTGGGCTCAGAGAAAGGTATCCTGCTGAAACGTACAAGCAGGCTAACAACAACATTGACAATAGGATACCACATGGTTTAAAAGTACAGCCACATTTTATTGAAGTGCGGGGGAATGGGTCTCTCACTAAGACCTACTGCTATAAGGCATgtctgactgcaggatcaggaagtGACACTTTCATGTTTTACAATACTGGTGGCCCAACAGGAACAGGTCCTCATGCAGTGATGGCTGAGAGACATCTGACAGGACAGAGTGGTCAGAGTGCACAAAACCTGATCATACTTAAAAATGACTCCATTACGCCTAATGAGGTGAGGATGAATTGATACATGACCAGAACCATGTTCTGAACCTAACAATGTGTCCTTATCTGAAGGTTAAAAGTGGAATGTCTAGATTCAGTTTATTCCCTATTTTGGTTGCTGAATTCTAATCTATGAAACACGGTTTGGTTTCTAGGTAAATACTGGGGCTTTCTAGGTTTATT
This genomic interval carries:
- the LOC125641568 gene encoding protocadherin alpha-C2-like isoform X2, producing the protein MAPSSPRRCCGAAALRILALLLLLCLGPAGGQLRYSVQEELQRGAFVGNVASDLGVDPQRLSARGARLTSGSGRQYLELDLGRGALLVKERMDREALCELSPSCFLSLELVIEQPIEVHNVEVEVLDINDNAPRFPRQGYRLEVSESAVPGARFHIESAQDPDVGTNSVQSYRLSPNQHFALDLKGFQRGSKLLELVLQQPLDREQSALQQLVLTAMDGGSPARSGTAQISIRVMDTNDNSPVFDRSTYSVNLLENAVPGTLVVKLNASDPDEGSNGEVLYSFSGYTPQKVRQLFSIDPVSGEVRVNGTLDYEEASSYEIYVQATDRGPVSMAGHCKVLVNIVDANDNAPEVVLTSLYSPVPENARPQTVVALMSVTDQDSGPNKQVSLSIPPNIPFKLNSFKNSYTLVTQGNLDRERASSYNITVTATDAGTPPLSSHKVIQVYISDVNDNPPRFEEPMYSVYIPENNALGVSLCTVKAIDADANENAYVSYSLLKGEIQGLPVISYVSIKSDNGNIYAVNSFDYEKLREFQVVVQAQDAGTPTLSSTVTVHVYVVDQNDHAPQILYPTSTNASAALEMIPRSAHAGYLVTKVIAIDADSGQNAWLFYHLAQASDPDLFRVELHSGEIRTTRKLGDDSVTTFNLSVVVRDNGEPSLSSAVAITIAVVDRVSKIIPDTRRHIKSTRNYSEITLYLIIALSSVSFIFLLTIIVLTVIKCYRYSVYGDSCCGSFCGLRERYPAETYKQANNNIDNRIPHGLKVQPHFIEVRGNGSLTKTYCYKACLTAGSGSDTFMFYNTGGPTGTGPHAVMAERHLTGQSGQSAQNLIILKNDSITPNEPKQPNPDWRYSASLRAGIQSAVHMEEAGVLRGGPGGPEQLWPTVSSATPEPEAGEVSPPVGAGVNSNSWTFKYGPGNPKQAGPDSKKQTQVSFLLRRKGESSQYSQ
- the LOC125641568 gene encoding protocadherin alpha-C2-like isoform X1; the protein is MAPSSPRRCCGAAALRILALLLLLCLGPAGGQLRYSVQEELQRGAFVGNVASDLGVDPQRLSARGARLTSGSGRQYLELDLGRGALLVKERMDREALCELSPSCFLSLELVIEQPIEVHNVEVEVLDINDNAPRFPRQGYRLEVSESAVPGARFHIESAQDPDVGTNSVQSYRLSPNQHFALDLKGFQRGSKLLELVLQQPLDREQSALQQLVLTAMDGGSPARSGTAQISIRVMDTNDNSPVFDRSTYSVNLLENAVPGTLVVKLNASDPDEGSNGEVLYSFSGYTPQKVRQLFSIDPVSGEVRVNGTLDYEEASSYEIYVQATDRGPVSMAGHCKVLVNIVDANDNAPEVVLTSLYSPVPENARPQTVVALMSVTDQDSGPNKQVSLSIPPNIPFKLNSFKNSYTLVTQGNLDRERASSYNITVTATDAGTPPLSSHKVIQVYISDVNDNPPRFEEPMYSVYIPENNALGVSLCTVKAIDADANENAYVSYSLLKGEIQGLPVISYVSIKSDNGNIYAVNSFDYEKLREFQVVVQAQDAGTPTLSSTVTVHVYVVDQNDHAPQILYPTSTNASAALEMIPRSAHAGYLVTKVIAIDADSGQNAWLFYHLAQASDPDLFRVELHSGEIRTTRKLGDDSVTTFNLSVVVRDNGEPSLSSAVAITIAVVDRVSKIIPDTRRHIKSTRNYSEITLYLIIALSSVSFIFLLTIIVLTVIKCYRYSVYGDSCCGSFCGLRERYPAETYKQANNNIDNRIPHGLKVQPHFIEVRGNGSLTKTYCYKACLTAGSGSDTFMFYNTGGPTGTGPHAVMAERHLTGQSGQSAQNLIILKNDSITPNEPKQPNPDWRYSASLRAGIQSAVHMEEAGVLRGGPGGPEQLWPTVSSATPEPEAGEVSPPVGAGVNSNSWTFKYGPGNPKQAGPGELPDKFIIPGSPAIISIRQEPPNSQTDKSDFITFGKKEETKKKKKKKKGNKTQEKKEKGNSTTDNSDQ